One genomic segment of Arcobacter porcinus includes these proteins:
- the rplV gene encoding 50S ribosomal protein L22, with protein MARAILKFIRVSPIKARLIAREVQGMNAEYAIASLQFTPNKAAALISKVIASAVANSGLDPADAVITSARVDKGPVLKRFTPRARGSASPKHKPTAHIMIEVAASTKGDK; from the coding sequence ATGGCAAGAGCGATATTAAAATTTATTAGAGTTTCTCCAATTAAAGCTAGACTTATTGCAAGAGAAGTTCAAGGAATGAATGCAGAGTATGCAATTGCATCTTTACAATTTACTCCAAATAAAGCTGCAGCATTAATTTCAAAAGTAATAGCTTCAGCAGTAGCAAACTCAGGATTAGATCCAGCAGATGCAGTAATTACAAGTGCTAGAGTAGATAAAGGACCAGTTCTTAAAAGATTTACTCCAAGAGCAAGAGGTTCAGCTTCTCCAAAGCATAAACCAACAGCGCATATTATGATTGAAGTTGCAGCATCTACAAAAGGAGACAAGTAA
- the rpsC gene encoding 30S ribosomal protein S3, with translation MGQKVNPIGLRLGINRNWESRWFPKFETMPANVAEDDKIRKFVKKELYYAGIAQTVIERTAKKVRVTVVAARPGIIIGKKGADVEKLKDSLSKLVGKEIAVNIKEERKPQVSAQLSAENVAQQLERRVAFRRAMKRVMQNALKGGAKGIKVSVSGRLGGAEMARTEWYLEGRVPLHTLRARIDYGFAEAHTAYGCIGIKVWIFKGEVLAKGIPTEKSETTESKPKRRPAKKRGK, from the coding sequence ATGGGTCAAAAAGTTAATCCAATAGGTTTAAGATTAGGTATTAATAGAAACTGGGAATCAAGATGGTTTCCAAAATTTGAAACAATGCCTGCTAATGTAGCTGAAGATGACAAAATCAGAAAATTTGTTAAAAAAGAGTTATATTATGCTGGAATTGCTCAAACAGTTATTGAAAGAACTGCAAAAAAAGTTAGAGTAACAGTAGTTGCTGCAAGACCTGGAATTATCATTGGTAAAAAAGGTGCAGACGTAGAAAAACTAAAAGATTCTCTATCAAAACTTGTAGGAAAAGAGATAGCAGTAAATATTAAAGAGGAGAGAAAACCTCAAGTATCTGCTCAGTTATCTGCTGAAAATGTTGCTCAACAATTAGAAAGAAGAGTTGCATTTAGAAGAGCTATGAAAAGAGTTATGCAAAATGCACTAAAAGGCGGAGCAAAAGGTATTAAAGTATCTGTTTCTGGAAGACTTGGTGGAGCTGAAATGGCTAGAACTGAGTGGTATTTAGAAGGAAGAGTTCCGTTACATACTTTAAGAGCTAGAATTGATTATGGTTTTGCTGAAGCTCATACAGCTTATGGTTGTATTGGTATTAAAGTTTGGATATTCAAAGGTGAAGTTCTTGCAAAAGGAATTCCAACTGAAAAATCTGAAACTACTGAGTCTAAACCAAAAAGAAGACCAGCAAAGAAAAGAGGTAAATAA
- the rplP gene encoding 50S ribosomal protein L16: MLMPKRTKFRKMMKGRNRGEAHRGNSLAYGDFGIKAVEHGRVDSRQIEASRVAMTRKVKRQAKVWIMVFPDKPLTAKPLETRMGKGKGSVDKWVMNIKPGRVCFEMAGVDEELAREALALAMHKLPFKTKFITRDSENELY; this comes from the coding sequence ATGTTAATGCCTAAAAGAACAAAATTTAGAAAAATGATGAAAGGAAGAAATCGAGGTGAAGCTCATAGAGGTAACTCATTAGCTTATGGAGATTTCGGAATTAAAGCAGTTGAACACGGAAGAGTAGATTCAAGACAAATCGAAGCTTCTAGGGTTGCAATGACTAGAAAAGTTAAAAGACAAGCAAAAGTATGGATTATGGTATTCCCTGACAAACCACTTACAGCTAAACCACTTGAAACAAGAATGGGTAAAGGTAAAGGTTCAGTAGATAAATGGGTTATGAACATTAAGCCAGGAAGAGTATGTTTTGAAATGGCTGGTGTTGATGAAGAGTTAGCAAGAGAAGCTTTGGCTTTAGCTATGCACAAATTACCATTTAAAACTAAATTTATAACAAGAGATAGCGAAAATGAACTATACTGA
- the rpmC gene encoding 50S ribosomal protein L29, which produces MNYTEIKDKSLVELQALLKEKKVLLFELKAKLKTMQLTNTSELNVAKKDIARIQTAITAVKAN; this is translated from the coding sequence ATGAACTATACTGAGATTAAAGACAAAAGCTTGGTAGAATTACAAGCGTTATTAAAAGAGAAAAAGGTGCTACTTTTTGAATTAAAAGCTAAGCTAAAAACTATGCAGTTAACTAATACATCTGAATTAAATGTGGCAAAAAAAGATATTGCTAGAATTCAGACTGCTATTACAGCTGTTAAAGCTAACTAA
- the rpsQ gene encoding 30S ribosomal protein S17, translating into MSHKREIQGVVVKKSGDKTASVLVTRSVLHPKYHKTVKRFKKYLVHDEKNELNEGDTVIAVECRPLSKTKSFRLKTVVATGVK; encoded by the coding sequence ATGTCACACAAAAGAGAGATTCAAGGTGTAGTTGTTAAAAAATCTGGTGATAAAACAGCTTCTGTTTTAGTTACAAGATCAGTTTTACACCCAAAATATCATAAAACTGTTAAAAGATTTAAAAAATATTTAGTTCATGATGAAAAAAATGAGTTAAATGAAGGTGATACTGTGATCGCAGTTGAATGTAGACCATTGTCAAAAACTAAATCTTTTAGATTAAAGACAGTAGTTGCTACAGGAGTTAAATAA
- the rplN gene encoding 50S ribosomal protein L14, which translates to MIQSFTRLNVADNTGAKEIMCIKVLGGSKRRYATVGDVIVASVKKALPTGKIKKGQVVKAVIVRTHKEVQRENGSLIRFDDNAAVILDAKREPIGTRIFGPVAREVRYSGFMKIVSLAPEVL; encoded by the coding sequence ATGATTCAAAGTTTTACAAGATTAAATGTAGCTGATAACACAGGTGCAAAAGAGATTATGTGTATTAAAGTTTTAGGTGGTTCTAAAAGAAGATATGCAACTGTTGGAGATGTAATTGTAGCTTCTGTTAAGAAAGCTCTTCCAACTGGAAAAATCAAAAAAGGACAAGTTGTTAAAGCAGTTATCGTTAGAACTCATAAAGAAGTTCAAAGAGAAAATGGTTCATTAATTAGATTTGATGACAACGCAGCTGTTATTTTAGATGCTAAAAGAGAGCCTATTGGAACAAGAATTTTTGGACCAGTTGCCAGAGAAGTTAGATATTCAGGATTTATGAAAATCGTTTCACTTGCACCGGAGGTATTATAA
- the rplX gene encoding 50S ribosomal protein L24, with protein sequence MAIKFKIKKGDTVKIIAGDDKGKTGEVLQVLPKTNQVIVKDCKVAKKTVKPDQERNPDGGFINKEMPIDISNVAKVEG encoded by the coding sequence ATGGCTATTAAATTTAAAATTAAAAAAGGTGATACAGTTAAAATCATTGCTGGTGATGATAAAGGAAAAACTGGAGAAGTTTTACAAGTATTACCAAAAACAAACCAAGTAATCGTAAAAGATTGTAAAGTTGCTAAAAAAACAGTTAAACCAGACCAAGAAAGAAATCCAGATGGTGGATTTATAAATAAAGAGATGCCAATTGATATTTCAAATGTGGCAAAAGTGGAAGGGTAA
- the rplE gene encoding 50S ribosomal protein L5 has protein sequence MASRLLERYKAEIKPVLETEFPKNKTLTAKVDKIVISVGAGEAMKDTKLIQNIQDTISLIAGQKAVKVIAKKSVAGFKVREGMPVGVKVTLRGQNMYYFLDKLCSIALPRVKDFRGVNKNGFDGRGNFNFGLDEQLMFPEVVYDNIIKTHGMNISIATTATSDAEAYRLLELIGIPFSKGRA, from the coding sequence ATGGCATCAAGACTATTAGAAAGATATAAAGCTGAAATTAAACCAGTTCTTGAAACAGAGTTTCCTAAAAACAAAACTTTAACAGCTAAAGTTGATAAAATTGTTATCTCTGTTGGTGCTGGTGAAGCTATGAAAGATACAAAGCTAATCCAAAACATCCAAGATACAATCTCTTTAATTGCAGGTCAAAAAGCAGTTAAAGTTATTGCTAAAAAATCTGTTGCTGGATTTAAAGTAAGAGAAGGAATGCCTGTTGGTGTTAAAGTAACATTAAGAGGTCAAAATATGTATTACTTCTTAGATAAACTTTGCTCAATTGCATTACCAAGAGTAAAAGACTTCAGAGGTGTTAATAAAAATGGATTTGATGGTAGAGGAAACTTTAACTTCGGACTTGATGAACAATTAATGTTCCCAGAAGTAGTTTATGATAACATCATTAAAACACATGGAATGAATATTTCAATAGCTACAACTGCAACAAGCGATGCTGAAGCATATAGGCTATTAGAGTTAATTGGAATTCCATTTTCAAAAGGAAGAGCGTAA
- a CDS encoding type Z 30S ribosomal protein S14, whose translation MAKKSMIAKQQRTPKFAVRAYTRCSVCGRPHSVYKDFGLCRVCLRKMANEGLLPGVRKASW comes from the coding sequence ATGGCAAAAAAATCTATGATCGCTAAACAACAAAGAACACCTAAGTTTGCTGTAAGAGCATACACAAGATGTTCTGTTTGTGGAAGACCTCACTCAGTATATAAAGATTTTGGTCTATGTAGAGTTTGTTTAAGAAAAATGGCTAACGAAGGTTTATTACCTGGTGTTAGAAAAGCTAGTTGGTAG
- the rpsH gene encoding 30S ribosomal protein S8, with amino-acid sequence MMNDLIADALTRMRNASMRRLEVTTLLHSNTVAGVVNVLLQKEYISGFKVIEGTNNKKTIQVELKYDDKEKSAINEIVRVSKPGRRVYKPASEIKNFKNGYGTIILSTNKGIIANDEAYAANVGGEVLCTVW; translated from the coding sequence ATGATGAATGATTTAATCGCAGATGCTTTAACTAGAATGAGAAATGCTTCTATGAGAAGATTAGAAGTTACGACACTATTACACTCTAATACAGTGGCTGGTGTGGTTAATGTACTTTTACAAAAAGAGTATATTTCTGGTTTTAAAGTTATCGAGGGTACAAATAATAAAAAGACAATTCAAGTTGAATTAAAATATGACGATAAAGAAAAATCAGCAATTAACGAAATTGTAAGAGTTTCAAAACCAGGAAGAAGAGTTTATAAACCAGCTTCTGAAATTAAAAACTTTAAAAACGGTTACGGTACTATTATTCTTTCAACTAACAAAGGTATTATTGCAAATGATGAAGCATATGCAGCTAATGTTGGTGGAGAAGTACTTTGTACTGTTTGGTAG
- the rplF gene encoding 50S ribosomal protein L6 → MSRIGKRPIAIPAGIEVTIDGTQISVKKGNNVSVVETHGRVEAKIEDKQLVLSKVGDTKESAAFWGTYRALSANAINGLHEGFTKTLEINGVGYKAAVKGNVLELILGYSHPINFEIAKGLEISVEKNIITVKGADKQQVGQAAAIIRGFRKPEPYKGKGVKYTDERIIRKAGKTAKK, encoded by the coding sequence ATGTCTAGAATTGGAAAAAGACCTATCGCAATTCCTGCAGGAATTGAAGTAACAATAGATGGAACACAAATTAGTGTTAAAAAAGGAAATAATGTTTCAGTAGTTGAAACTCATGGAAGAGTTGAAGCAAAAATTGAAGATAAACAATTAGTTCTTTCAAAAGTTGGTGATACAAAAGAATCAGCAGCTTTCTGGGGAACATATAGAGCTTTATCAGCAAATGCTATCAATGGACTTCACGAAGGTTTTACTAAAACTTTAGAGATCAATGGAGTTGGATATAAAGCAGCTGTAAAAGGTAATGTTTTAGAGTTAATCTTAGGATATTCTCACCCAATTAATTTTGAAATTGCTAAAGGTTTAGAAATCTCTGTTGAGAAAAATATAATTACTGTTAAAGGTGCAGACAAACAACAAGTTGGTCAGGCTGCTGCAATTATTAGAGGCTTTAGAAAACCAGAACCTTATAAAGGTAAAGGTGTTAAGTATACTGATGAAAGAATCATCAGAAAAGCTGGAAAAACGGCTAAGAAGTAA
- the rplR gene encoding 50S ribosomal protein L18, with product MSRVKDLAKKIALRIKRKKRVRANIFGTAEKPRVTIFKSNKFISAQAINDAEGRTLASISSQAMGLNGNKENASKVAAEFASKLKAAGIDTVVYDRNGYLYHGVVAAFADALRENGIKL from the coding sequence ATGAGTAGAGTAAAAGATCTAGCAAAAAAAATTGCTTTAAGAATTAAAAGAAAAAAAAGAGTTAGAGCTAATATTTTTGGTACAGCAGAAAAGCCAAGAGTAACTATTTTTAAATCTAATAAATTCATTAGTGCACAAGCTATTAATGATGCTGAAGGTAGAACTTTAGCTTCAATTAGCTCTCAAGCTATGGGTTTAAATGGAAATAAAGAGAACGCTTCTAAAGTTGCAGCTGAGTTTGCTTCTAAGTTGAAAGCAGCTGGAATAGATACAGTAGTATACGATAGAAACGGATATCTTTATCATGGTGTTGTTGCAGCATTTGCTGACGCATTAAGAGAAAATGGTATTAAATTATAA
- the rpsE gene encoding 30S ribosomal protein S5, which yields MAVNREDFQEAIVKIGRVTKVVKGGRRFRFTALVVVGDKNGTVGFGTGKAKEVPDAIKKALDDAFKSLVTISIKGTTIAHDIEHKYNSSKILLKPASEGTGLIAGGAARPVLELSGLKDIIAKSLGSNNPNNLVQATVEALARIKG from the coding sequence ATGGCAGTAAATAGAGAAGACTTTCAAGAAGCAATCGTTAAAATCGGAAGAGTAACAAAAGTTGTAAAAGGTGGAAGAAGATTCAGATTTACAGCTTTAGTTGTTGTTGGTGATAAAAACGGAACAGTAGGATTTGGAACAGGAAAAGCAAAAGAGGTTCCTGATGCAATTAAAAAAGCTTTAGATGATGCATTTAAAAGTTTAGTAACTATCTCAATTAAAGGTACTACAATTGCACATGATATTGAACATAAATATAATTCAAGTAAAATATTATTAAAACCAGCTTCAGAAGGAACTGGATTAATAGCTGGAGGAGCTGCAAGACCTGTTCTTGAGCTTTCTGGTTTAAAAGATATTATTGCTAAATCTTTAGGTTCAAACAATCCAAATAACCTTGTACAAGCTACTGTTGAAGCACTTGCAAGAATAAAAGGATAA
- the rplO gene encoding 50S ribosomal protein L15, protein MILDNLQAACGSTREAKRKGRGQGSGNGKTAGKGHKGQRARAGYNVKRGFEGGQQPLSRRLPKVGFVSRVVKPYSLNVDKITAIASLDEITLESIKSVYKLSKSVEKVKLIGTTAKNLNAKIKDENVTTTGK, encoded by the coding sequence ATGATATTAGACAATTTACAAGCTGCTTGTGGTAGCACAAGAGAAGCTAAGAGAAAAGGTAGAGGTCAAGGTAGTGGTAATGGTAAAACAGCTGGTAAAGGACATAAAGGTCAAAGAGCTAGAGCTGGTTACAATGTAAAAAGAGGTTTTGAAGGTGGACAACAACCACTTTCAAGAAGATTACCAAAAGTAGGATTTGTTTCAAGAGTAGTTAAACCTTATTCACTAAACGTTGATAAAATTACAGCTATTGCTTCTTTAGATGAAATTACTTTAGAAAGTATTAAATCTGTATATAAGTTATCAAAAAGTGTTGAAAAAGTTAAACTTATTGGAACTACAGCTAAAAATTTAAACGCTAAGATTAAAGACGAAAACGTTACTACTACTGGAAAATAA